CGCCTCCGTCAACCACCAGACTCGCTTGTACCTCCCACTCTCTTGACTAGAGAGTAGACCTGTAAACTGAGTTTAATCAGTCTAATTTAAAGATACAAGTCAGTCAGGTGTGTTGATAGACTCTTTTATTAAAAAAGTATGGATGATAGCACTTTATCTATAGCTGAGTACGTAAGTCAGATGACGATGTTACTGGATTTGCAACTATCCCCGGAACATCGCCCGAGTGTAATAGAGAATTTTGCCAGAATTAAAGCGATCGCCCAGCTGGTAAACGAATTTCCCCTGTCAGAAAACATTGAAGCAGCCCCAGTGTTTGAACCGTGATGTTGGATTTAAATCAAGCTGATGCTGTTGTTACAGCAGCTGCCGTCCGGGAAGGTAATATCAGCGCAGTGGCAGTTGTTAATGCTGCCTTGGCACGGATTGAAGCACGGAATAAGGTACTCAACTGTTTTACTGCTGTGACGGCTGAAAAAGCTTTGGCAAATGCGGAGGAAATAGATCGAGCGATCGCCGCTGGAACCAACCCTGGTCCCTTGGCTGGTGTCCCCTTTGCTGTCAAAAATCTATTTGATATCGCTGGTTTAACTACCCTTGCAGGATCGAAGATTAATGCTGAAAAGCCAGTAGCGACTCAAGATGCAACAGCTGTTACTGCCTTGAAACGAGCCGGTGCTGTACTGGTTGGTGCTTTGAATATGGACGAATACGCCTACGGTTTCGTTACCGAAAACTCTCACTATGGCGTGACTCATAACCCCCACGATTTAAATCGCGTAGCAGGCGGTTCATCCGGTGGTTCTGCTGCTGCTGTGGCAGCTGGGTTAGTACTGCTAACATTAGGTTCTGATACCAATGGTTCGATTCGAGTTCCTGCTGCGTTGTGTGGTGTATTTGGATTCAAACCAACTTATGGAAGGTTGTCACGGGCTGGGGTAGCATTGTTTTCCAGCAGCTTTGACCACATCGGACCATTTGCCCGTTCGGTGCGTGATATCACCACAGCGTTTGATGTGCTTCAAGGGGCAGACGATCGCGATCCGGTTTGTACTAATCGCTCGCCTGAACCATGCTTACCTCAGCTAAGTCAAGGGATTGAGGATTTACGAATTGCGATCGCCTCTGACTATTTTCTCAAAAATGCTGCAACAGAGGCACTGACAGCAGTGAAACAAGTTGCCCGTGCATTGGATGTAAGTGAGTATGTCACTCTACCAGAAGCGCAGCGGGCGCGTGCAGCAGCGTTTGTAATTACGGCTTGCGAAGGAGCAAATCTGCATTTGGATGACTTGCGATCGCGTCCTGATGATTTTGATCCAGCAACGCGCGATCGCTTTCTAGCAGGTGCTTTGATCCCAGCTAGTTGGTACATTCAAGCCCAGCGGTTTCGGAGTTGGTACCGCGATCGCGTTCGTGAAGTATTTCAAAATGTAGACGTAATTTTAGCTCCAACCACACCTTGTCCAGCCCCGTTGATTGGTCAACAGAGAATGACGCTAGAGGGTGAGGAGATTCTCGTCCGCCCACACTTAGGGCTATTTACCCAGCCATTATCCTTTATCGGTTTACCTGTCTTGTCTGTGCCAATTCAACACCCAAAAACCCTGCCACTAGGAGTCCAGCTGATTGCTGCACCTTATCATGAGGCAAAAATTTTGCGAGTTGCTGCTTTACTTGAGGCTAAAGGTGTCATAGCAGCTCCGGTTGTGCAGCAGTCATGAAAACCTACGACTGGATCGTTATCGGCGGCGGAATTACGGGTGCAGCCTTAAGTTATGAATTAGCAAAAACAGGTTTTTCTGTGTTGCTATTAGAGCAACATGGGATACCTCAAAATGCCACCCGTTATAGTTATGGTGGTTTAGCTTACTGGTCAGGCACTACAGACCTGACACGCCAACTTGCTGCTGAAGGGATCTCACGCCATCGCATCTTGTCTGAGGAATTAGATACAGATACCCAGTTTCGTGAGTTGGACTTATTACTGACCATTTCAGTTGATAGCGATCCTGAAGCGGTCGCTGCTTCCTATGCTCACTTTGCCATTCCGCCGCGTCTACTCAGTGTTGCTGAAGCTTGTACTTTGGAACCGTTGCTGAATCAAGAGGCGATCGCAGGTGCCCTCACAGTTAAACACGGTCACATCCATCCAGAAATAACGACCCAAGGCTACACTCAAGCCTTTCTCCGCCATGGGGGTGTAGTGCAGATTGCCCAGGTCTTGGAACTACTGCAAGCGGGAGATACGGTTAAAGGCGTGAAAACAACCACCGAGACTTTCCATAGCGTCAATACTGTTATTTGTGCTGGTGGCTTCAGTCGTGCCTTACTCAAATCAGCGGGTATTTCCGTACAGCTATATTTCACCCATGCCGAATTGATTGAAACCCCACCTCTAGACATACGGTTACGTACACTGGTGATGCCAGCCCAGGTTAAAAGGTTTCAATTAGAGGCAGAGTCTATCATAGATGACAGCTTGTGGGATGAGCCAGGGTTAGAACTATTACCTCCAATTCTCGATGCTGGTGCGATTCAGTTCCTTGATGGTAGCCTGCGGTTGGGTCAGATCAGCCGCGTTATTACTGACCCCACTACCGAAATAAACCCAGCGGAGAGTGAAGTTAGGATTCGGGCAAGTGTAGGGCAAGTATTGCCAGCCTTGGAGAATTTACCAGGTACTTGGCACCATTGCTTAGTTGGGTTTAGTCGCGATCGCCTCCCTCTAGTCGGTGCAATTCCAGGCGTAGAGGGTATCCATATATTTTCTGGGTTTAGCAATCCGCTAGTGATTGTGCCTCCGCTTGCTCGTCGCTTTGCAAACTGGGTCGCTGGACAGAACGATCAAATCATCACCCAACTGTCTCCTACTCAATACTGATGGTTTGCCTTTGGTGTCTTTTTTTACTTTTATTGCTACGAGATACCTCTTGTCTCTCCGGTCATAGGAAATATTACACCTGTAGACCGATGAAGCTCGTGTATAAAAAAGCCAAACTAGTAGAGTTAGCATAAACATAAAGCAACTTATGCATTTGTGCCAACTTAGGTAATTCCTTAATAGTTAGGAGAAGTAAAAATGGCTTTAGGAGGTCAACATAAACGCGCAGTTGGTGTGTTTTCCAGGCGCCAAGATGCAGAACATGCGCTCAAC
This window of the Chroococcidiopsis sp. CCMEE 29 genome carries:
- a CDS encoding DUF4089 domain-containing protein, which codes for MDDSTLSIAEYVSQMTMLLDLQLSPEHRPSVIENFARIKAIAQLVNEFPLSENIEAAPVFEP
- a CDS encoding AtzE family amidohydrolase, coding for MDLNQADAVVTAAAVREGNISAVAVVNAALARIEARNKVLNCFTAVTAEKALANAEEIDRAIAAGTNPGPLAGVPFAVKNLFDIAGLTTLAGSKINAEKPVATQDATAVTALKRAGAVLVGALNMDEYAYGFVTENSHYGVTHNPHDLNRVAGGSSGGSAAAVAAGLVLLTLGSDTNGSIRVPAALCGVFGFKPTYGRLSRAGVALFSSSFDHIGPFARSVRDITTAFDVLQGADDRDPVCTNRSPEPCLPQLSQGIEDLRIAIASDYFLKNAATEALTAVKQVARALDVSEYVTLPEAQRARAAAFVITACEGANLHLDDLRSRPDDFDPATRDRFLAGALIPASWYIQAQRFRSWYRDRVREVFQNVDVILAPTTPCPAPLIGQQRMTLEGEEILVRPHLGLFTQPLSFIGLPVLSVPIQHPKTLPLGVQLIAAPYHEAKILRVAALLEAKGVIAAPVVQQS
- a CDS encoding FAD-binding oxidoreductase; the protein is MKTYDWIVIGGGITGAALSYELAKTGFSVLLLEQHGIPQNATRYSYGGLAYWSGTTDLTRQLAAEGISRHRILSEELDTDTQFRELDLLLTISVDSDPEAVAASYAHFAIPPRLLSVAEACTLEPLLNQEAIAGALTVKHGHIHPEITTQGYTQAFLRHGGVVQIAQVLELLQAGDTVKGVKTTTETFHSVNTVICAGGFSRALLKSAGISVQLYFTHAELIETPPLDIRLRTLVMPAQVKRFQLEAESIIDDSLWDEPGLELLPPILDAGAIQFLDGSLRLGQISRVITDPTTEINPAESEVRIRASVGQVLPALENLPGTWHHCLVGFSRDRLPLVGAIPGVEGIHIFSGFSNPLVIVPPLARRFANWVAGQNDQIITQLSPTQY